Proteins from one Prevotella sp. E2-28 genomic window:
- a CDS encoding dihydroorotate dehydrogenase, translating into MAKLDVNIGALKLKNPVMTASGTFGYGLEFQDFVDLKGLGGIIVKGTTLKPREGNDYPRMAETAQGMLNCVGLQNKGVDYFCEHIYPQLLPTGGTYIVNVSGSSPEDYAECAACVDVLDEIPAIELNISCPNVRDGGMAFGVTCAGAASVVKAVRQAYHKTLIVKLSPNVTDITEIARAVEAEGADSVSLINTLMGMAVNIEKRCKTLSIGTGGLSGPCVKPVALRMVYQVAKAVKIPVIGLGGISTAEDAIEFLMCGARAIEIGTANFLDPAVTIKVRDGINDWLDRHGVADVNEIVGAIQ; encoded by the coding sequence ATGGCAAAATTAGATGTAAATATAGGGGCACTGAAGTTGAAGAACCCCGTAATGACTGCCTCTGGTACATTTGGCTATGGTCTAGAATTTCAGGATTTTGTAGATCTTAAGGGACTGGGCGGAATTATCGTAAAAGGTACTACGTTAAAGCCTCGTGAGGGAAACGACTATCCCCGTATGGCAGAAACGGCTCAGGGTATGTTGAACTGCGTTGGTCTGCAAAATAAGGGCGTAGATTATTTCTGTGAACATATTTATCCGCAGTTATTGCCTACGGGTGGTACTTATATTGTTAATGTAAGCGGATCTTCACCAGAAGATTATGCTGAGTGTGCAGCCTGTGTAGATGTATTGGATGAGATTCCTGCTATAGAACTGAATATCTCATGTCCTAATGTACGAGATGGTGGTATGGCTTTTGGCGTAACTTGTGCTGGCGCTGCCAGTGTGGTAAAAGCCGTTCGTCAGGCTTATCATAAAACCCTAATCGTGAAGCTTTCGCCTAACGTGACGGATATTACCGAGATTGCACGTGCCGTAGAGGCTGAAGGTGCCGACAGCGTGAGTCTGATCAACACGCTGATGGGCATGGCGGTGAATATCGAGAAGCGCTGTAAGACGCTGAGCATCGGTACTGGCGGACTGAGCGGTCCCTGTGTAAAACCTGTGGCCCTGCGTATGGTGTATCAGGTGGCAAAGGCCGTGAAGATACCCGTTATCGGACTGGGTGGCATCAGTACTGCAGAGGATGCCATTGAATTCCTGATGTGTGGTGCGCGCGCCATAGAGATAGGTACGGCTAATTTTCTGGATCCGGCAGTGACCATCAAGGTGCGCGACGGCATCAACGATTGGCTTGACCGTCACGGAGTTGCTGATGTGAATGAAATCGTAGGGGCTATTCAATAG
- a CDS encoding Nif3-like dinuclear metal center hexameric protein → MKIQQVLSALEQFAPLPLQESWDNAGLQIGLTEAEVSGALLCLDVTEKVIYEAIAKGCNLVVSHHPLLFRGLKQVSDANDVQRTVRKAIKHDICVISMHTNMDNAQGGVNFKIAEKLGGAVFTDNKGRTDSTDNTDIKQPFVLAELPEAMEAKAFISLVKERFGVKCAHCNELLKRPVKKVAICGGAGDFMLDEAIAAGVDAFITGEMHYHVFFGHEQQIQICVIGHYESEQFTSEIFQEIIQKECPGVTTFIAETNTNPIQYF, encoded by the coding sequence GTGAAAATACAACAAGTGCTGAGCGCCCTTGAACAGTTCGCGCCCCTGCCGCTGCAGGAAAGCTGGGACAATGCTGGCCTGCAGATTGGATTGACAGAGGCGGAGGTTTCAGGGGCATTATTGTGTCTGGACGTGACTGAAAAAGTCATTTATGAGGCTATCGCCAAGGGGTGTAACCTGGTGGTGAGTCATCATCCGTTGTTGTTTCGCGGACTGAAGCAGGTTAGCGATGCAAACGACGTGCAACGTACTGTGCGCAAGGCTATTAAGCACGATATCTGCGTCATCTCGATGCATACCAATATGGATAATGCACAGGGTGGCGTGAACTTCAAAATAGCAGAAAAGCTGGGGGGCGCTGTGTTCACAGATAATAAAGGTCGCACAGATTCCACAGATAACACAGATATTAAGCAGCCCTTCGTGCTGGCGGAATTGCCTGAAGCGATGGAGGCAAAAGCTTTTATTTCATTGGTGAAGGAGCGTTTTGGCGTGAAATGTGCGCATTGCAATGAGCTGTTGAAGAGGCCTGTGAAAAAGGTCGCAATATGCGGCGGAGCAGGTGATTTTATGCTCGACGAGGCTATCGCGGCTGGTGTCGATGCGTTTATTACTGGCGAGATGCATTACCACGTATTCTTCGGACATGAACAGCAGATTCAGATCTGCGTCATCGGACATTACGAGAGTGAGCAGTTTACCAGCGAGATTTTCCAGGAGATTATTCAAAAGGAATGCCCTGGAGTCACGACTTTCATCGCCGAGACAAACACGAATCCGATTCAATATTTTTGA
- a CDS encoding dihydroorotate dehydrogenase electron transfer subunit, with the protein MKKYILDLTVVSVERVHERYVLIKLTDKVSLPPMLPGQFVEVRVDGSAGTFLRRPISINFVDIVANELWLLVACVGDGTRKLAQLKAGDTLNCVLPLGNGFTIPNGKTTGQAVLLTGGGVGVAPLLYLGKTLKEQGIEPTFLLGARSAKDLLMLSEFEKYGRVLVTTEDGSMGEKGFVTNHSVLQQEHFDLIQVCGPTPMMKAVARYAREKGIECEVSLENLMACGLGACLCCVEKVRADEDASTTVATNACVCKDGPVFNINRLLWQN; encoded by the coding sequence ATGAAGAAATATATTTTAGACCTGACGGTGGTGTCGGTAGAACGGGTACATGAACGCTATGTGCTCATTAAGCTGACTGATAAAGTCTCTTTACCGCCAATGCTGCCAGGTCAGTTTGTTGAGGTGCGCGTTGACGGTTCTGCTGGAACATTCTTGCGTCGCCCTATTTCCATTAATTTCGTTGATATAGTAGCTAATGAACTGTGGTTGCTCGTGGCTTGTGTGGGTGACGGAACCCGTAAGTTAGCTCAGTTGAAGGCTGGCGACACGCTGAATTGCGTGCTGCCACTTGGTAATGGTTTTACAATTCCTAATGGAAAAACGACAGGACAAGCCGTCTTGCTGACAGGTGGCGGTGTGGGTGTTGCTCCCCTGCTGTATCTGGGAAAGACGTTGAAAGAGCAAGGCATTGAGCCTACATTCTTACTTGGTGCTCGTTCTGCAAAAGATCTGCTGATGCTCTCTGAGTTTGAAAAATACGGTCGTGTATTGGTAACAACTGAGGACGGAAGTATGGGCGAGAAAGGCTTTGTGACGAATCACAGTGTGCTTCAGCAGGAGCATTTTGACCTTATTCAGGTCTGTGGTCCCACGCCTATGATGAAGGCTGTAGCCCGTTATGCACGCGAGAAAGGGATTGAATGCGAGGTGTCATTGGAGAACCTTATGGCGTGCGGCCTTGGCGCTTGTTTGTGCTGTGTGGAGAAGGTGCGTGCCGACGAAGATGCATCGACCACGGTGGCAACGAACGCCTGTGTATGTAAGGATGGTCCCGTATTTAATATTAATCGATTGTTATGGCAAAATTAG
- a CDS encoding zinc ribbon domain-containing protein produces the protein MAKKDPTDLSVEERLKTLFQLQQALSAIDEKKALRGELPLEVEDLEAEIEGLNTRVERIQAEMEEFERAISQKKGEIEDAKSNVERYKRQLDEVRNNREYDTLSKEIEYQSLEIELCNKKINEAQHRIAEKQDELQSNKSVLEEKLADLDLKKSELDEIMEETRAEEDKLKEKAHELETKIEPRLLTSFKRIRKNARNGLGIVYVQRDACGGCFNKIPPQRQLDIKMHKKVIVCEYCGRILIDPELAGVKTEKPVVEEKKTTRRRAAGTGATVRKSSNSKKATDANDMI, from the coding sequence ATGGCAAAGAAAGATCCTACAGATTTGTCAGTAGAAGAGCGTCTGAAAACCCTCTTCCAGTTGCAACAGGCCCTGTCGGCCATTGATGAGAAAAAGGCACTTCGCGGTGAACTGCCCCTAGAGGTAGAAGACCTGGAGGCTGAGATTGAAGGTCTGAACACTCGCGTAGAGCGTATTCAGGCTGAAATGGAGGAATTTGAGCGCGCTATCTCACAGAAGAAAGGTGAGATTGAGGATGCTAAGAGCAACGTAGAGCGCTACAAGCGTCAGCTCGATGAGGTTCGCAACAACCGTGAGTACGATACCCTGTCAAAGGAAATTGAGTACCAGAGCCTTGAAATTGAACTTTGTAACAAAAAAATCAACGAGGCTCAGCACCGCATCGCAGAGAAGCAGGATGAGTTGCAGTCAAACAAGAGCGTGCTCGAAGAGAAACTGGCTGACCTGGATTTGAAGAAGAGTGAGCTGGACGAGATTATGGAAGAGACTCGTGCTGAAGAGGATAAACTGAAGGAGAAGGCTCACGAGCTGGAGACAAAGATTGAGCCACGTCTGCTTACTTCTTTCAAGCGTATCCGTAAGAATGCACGCAACGGACTGGGTATTGTTTACGTACAGCGTGATGCTTGTGGTGGTTGCTTCAACAAGATTCCACCTCAGCGTCAGTTGGATATCAAGATGCACAAGAAGGTTATCGTTTGCGAGTACTGCGGTCGTATCCTTATCGATCCAGAGCTGGCTGGCGTAAAGACCGAAAAGCCCGTGGTAGAGGAGAAGAAGACTACACGTCGTCGTGCTGCCGGAACAGGTGCTACTGTCCGCAAGTCTTCTAACTCAAAGAAAGCTACCGATGCTAACGATATGATCTAA
- a CDS encoding helix-turn-helix domain-containing protein has product MKDRIRQIMESQHMTQQVFANAIGTTPATLSGIFNDRTRPTINIIESIKKKFPDISLEWLMFGQGDMYQQSPTPSGELTTAPEGPLSTPSSGMEEMFDFDPIPQNTNNRPQISHSAPIYNNSVKNTRPEIVREEVKIVDKPMRRVTEIRVYYDDQTWESFVPAKK; this is encoded by the coding sequence ATGAAGGACAGAATCAGACAGATTATGGAGTCGCAACACATGACTCAACAGGTGTTCGCTAATGCCATCGGAACGACCCCCGCCACCCTGAGTGGTATCTTTAATGATCGTACTCGCCCCACCATTAATATCATTGAGAGTATAAAAAAGAAATTTCCTGACATTAGTCTCGAATGGTTGATGTTTGGACAAGGTGATATGTATCAGCAGTCACCTACCCCTTCTGGAGAGTTGACAACTGCCCCTGAAGGCCCTTTATCTACTCCCTCATCAGGTATGGAAGAGATGTTTGATTTTGATCCTATTCCCCAAAATACCAATAATAGACCCCAAATTAGCCATTCAGCACCTATTTATAATAATAGTGTAAAAAATACACGGCCGGAAATTGTTCGTGAAGAGGTAAAAATAGTTGACAAGCCAATGCGTCGTGTCACTGAGATCAGAGTCTATTATGATGACCAGACTTGGGAAAGTTTTGTGCCTGCAAAGAAATAG
- a CDS encoding type I restriction enzyme HsdR N-terminal domain-containing protein gives MEINLPPYEIKLREQNGRRQIFDFLRRRYVSLTPEEWVRQHFVHFLIEHKGYPKGLLANEVELRVGEKKLRCDSLLYNKVLQPQMIIEYKAPHIEITQRVFDQITAYNFLLHVDYLIISNGLQHYCCRMNYEKNNWEFLQEIPNYEVIVKNEK, from the coding sequence ATGGAAATAAACCTACCTCCATACGAAATAAAATTACGTGAGCAGAACGGACGCCGTCAGATTTTCGACTTCCTGCGCCGCCGTTATGTATCACTGACGCCCGAAGAATGGGTGCGCCAGCATTTCGTGCATTTTCTTATTGAGCACAAAGGTTATCCCAAAGGACTGCTGGCAAACGAGGTCGAGTTACGGGTAGGTGAAAAAAAACTGCGTTGTGACTCCCTATTATATAATAAGGTATTACAACCGCAGATGATTATTGAGTATAAAGCGCCACATATAGAGATTACCCAGCGCGTTTTCGATCAGATTACGGCGTATAATTTTCTGCTTCACGTAGATTATCTGATTATTTCCAACGGTCTGCAGCATTACTGTTGCCGCATGAACTACGAAAAAAACAATTGGGAATTCCTACAGGAGATTCCAAATTATGAGGTAATAGTGAAAAATGAAAAGTGA
- the holA gene encoding DNA polymerase III subunit delta — protein sequence MAETKNVTYSSIMKELQSGQYRPVYYLMGEESYYIDKICDYIAEHALQPEERDFNQTVMFGSDVNASQIADAARRYPMMAERQVVIVKEAQNLKNTDALEKYLKQPLLSTVLVICHKNGKIDGRKREYVKAIQQAGILFESQKLKERDLPAFIENYVKQKNASIDPKSTQLIADAIGADLSRLVGELEKVLLGLPEGDRRITPQVVEDRIGVSKDFNGFELRDAIVNRNIFKANQIINYFDKNPKAGSIYSFLPMLFNYFQNLMIAYYAPQKNSQEAVAEWLELRSPWAAKDYMTGMRNFTAMKTMQIISKLREIDAKSKGLDNPNTPPEELMKELIFYILH from the coding sequence ATGGCAGAAACAAAAAATGTAACCTATTCCAGCATTATGAAGGAGTTGCAGAGCGGTCAGTATCGCCCTGTTTATTACCTGATGGGTGAGGAATCATATTATATCGATAAAATTTGCGATTATATTGCCGAACATGCTTTGCAGCCTGAGGAACGAGATTTTAACCAGACTGTGATGTTTGGTTCTGACGTGAATGCTTCACAGATTGCAGATGCCGCTCGCCGTTATCCAATGATGGCTGAACGACAGGTGGTCATCGTGAAAGAGGCTCAGAATTTAAAAAATACAGACGCGCTGGAGAAATATCTGAAACAGCCGCTTCTGAGCACCGTTCTTGTGATTTGTCATAAAAACGGGAAAATAGATGGCCGTAAACGTGAATACGTGAAGGCTATCCAGCAGGCGGGCATTCTTTTCGAGAGTCAGAAACTAAAAGAGCGTGACTTGCCGGCTTTCATCGAGAATTACGTAAAACAGAAAAATGCTAGCATCGATCCCAAATCTACGCAACTCATCGCTGATGCCATCGGAGCAGATTTGAGTCGCCTGGTTGGTGAACTGGAAAAAGTGCTGCTCGGTTTACCTGAAGGAGACCGACGCATCACACCACAGGTAGTAGAAGATAGGATAGGGGTGAGCAAAGATTTTAATGGCTTCGAGTTGAGAGATGCCATTGTGAACCGCAACATCTTTAAGGCAAATCAGATAATAAATTATTTTGACAAAAATCCAAAGGCTGGAAGTATTTACTCATTTCTCCCAATGCTCTTTAATTACTTTCAGAATTTAATGATCGCGTATTATGCGCCACAAAAGAACAGTCAGGAGGCTGTTGCTGAGTGGCTAGAATTGCGATCTCCATGGGCTGCGAAAGACTATATGACTGGCATGAGAAATTTCACTGCAATGAAAACGATGCAGATAATTTCCAAACTACGCGAAATTGATGCCAAAAGTAAGGGCCTGGACAACCCAAATACCCCTCCTGAGGAGCTAATGAAGGAACTAATTTTTTACATTTTGCACTAA
- a CDS encoding fibronectin type III domain-containing protein, whose amino-acid sequence MKPKKLFVGLALSAMCLTAGAQQLAFPGAEGFGRFATGGRGGTIYHVTNLNDSGTGSLRDAVSQSNRIVVFDVSGVIKLKSGLVFSSNLTVLGQTAPGEGVQVYGDRVSFSGASNLIVRHMRFRMGKNAPSGQKDAAGVSNGRNMIFDHLSVLWGRDECFSISWDNKGTEPADITIQNSIIGQGLQTHSCGGLIQTAGGVTLYRNLYIENKTRNPKVKGLNQFVNNVVYNWGNGGCYLMGRESAGDSWADIENNYFVKGPWNSGNPLSEGNENFQFYGAGNYYDNNKDGELNGREITDNEYTNCGGLRRATLGEMTNLPKAFPEIVGEMTAEEALRWMIDSVGPSLPVRDEVDKYLVDEMKSFGTLGSTDGISDEKSLPHGGTGVLYPGEKPLDSDGDGIPDEWEIANNLNPNNALDAKAIAANGYANIENYVFSIDRAYPYLKNPSNLEVTKQEKESISLSWTDNADNESGYAIEYSTDNKTFTELVRVEANTTSYVANGLTPEQAYYFRVRAFGEDGLYSPYSNVLETETIGDPSAPKLSTNPSPADNEIIGTTASSVTFTWENTTKNYFGNVIYIVLLGTNADSLKNIGTVTSKSLTYSMSKLNPNTTYYWRVDARNNEGRTHGTVWTFKTLSEGEEPLGDTQNCCLAWGNMSRQPSDAACTKLEGSEASPSNNIGFSMYYTTATDKTFSKGSKMTYDFDGIQRTGITLSNGAQTAIQLPEGAKATKLTLWSVVGTNSSSRTSYWKEIAGNTYTETTTPVVLNLAATASAPNKAEYVLDNVADVVTFTNTGEQQSVVIVMEYHYGGPANGISSVLDGTPARIEYFTLSGERVNTPGKGLYIIRTTTASGKTTARKVMY is encoded by the coding sequence ATGAAACCTAAGAAATTATTTGTAGGGCTTGCATTGTCTGCAATGTGCCTAACTGCAGGTGCTCAGCAACTGGCATTTCCAGGTGCAGAAGGCTTTGGACGATTTGCTACGGGAGGTCGTGGAGGTACGATTTATCATGTAACCAATCTGAATGACTCTGGTACCGGCTCGCTGCGTGATGCCGTGAGTCAGTCGAACCGTATTGTGGTGTTCGATGTGTCTGGCGTGATCAAGCTGAAGTCTGGTCTTGTGTTCTCCAGCAATCTGACGGTGCTGGGACAGACGGCTCCGGGTGAGGGCGTTCAGGTGTATGGCGACCGCGTGTCGTTCTCAGGTGCCAGTAACCTGATCGTCCGTCACATGCGCTTCCGTATGGGTAAGAATGCGCCCAGCGGACAGAAGGATGCTGCTGGCGTGTCCAACGGTAGGAATATGATTTTCGATCACCTCTCTGTGTTGTGGGGACGAGATGAGTGTTTCTCTATCAGTTGGGACAACAAAGGTACGGAGCCTGCCGATATTACTATCCAGAACTCCATCATTGGTCAGGGTTTGCAGACCCACTCTTGCGGCGGACTGATTCAGACTGCTGGCGGCGTGACCCTGTATCGTAACCTGTATATCGAGAATAAGACGCGTAACCCGAAAGTGAAAGGCCTGAACCAGTTCGTCAATAATGTGGTGTATAACTGGGGTAACGGTGGCTGCTACCTGATGGGACGTGAGAGTGCAGGTGATTCGTGGGCTGATATTGAGAATAACTACTTTGTGAAAGGCCCCTGGAACAGTGGCAATCCGCTATCGGAAGGAAATGAGAATTTCCAGTTCTATGGCGCCGGCAACTACTATGACAACAATAAAGATGGTGAGCTGAACGGCCGAGAAATCACCGACAATGAATATACGAACTGTGGCGGCCTGCGTCGTGCTACGCTTGGCGAGATGACCAACCTGCCGAAGGCTTTTCCTGAGATTGTTGGTGAGATGACGGCTGAAGAGGCGCTCCGCTGGATGATAGACAGCGTAGGTCCCAGTCTGCCTGTGCGCGATGAGGTAGATAAGTATCTTGTTGACGAGATGAAATCCTTTGGCACGCTGGGTTCTACCGACGGTATTTCTGACGAGAAGAGTCTGCCACACGGTGGTACGGGCGTGCTCTATCCTGGCGAAAAGCCTCTGGATAGTGATGGCGACGGCATCCCCGATGAATGGGAGATAGCTAATAACCTGAATCCGAATAATGCGTTGGATGCTAAGGCTATCGCTGCCAACGGCTATGCCAATATTGAGAACTACGTGTTCTCAATAGACCGGGCCTATCCCTATCTCAAGAACCCTTCCAATCTGGAGGTTACCAAGCAGGAGAAAGAGTCTATCTCACTCTCATGGACTGATAATGCCGATAATGAGAGTGGCTATGCCATCGAGTATTCTACTGATAATAAGACGTTTACGGAACTGGTGCGCGTAGAGGCCAACACCACCTCATACGTAGCCAATGGACTGACACCTGAGCAGGCCTACTATTTCCGTGTGCGTGCTTTTGGCGAGGATGGACTCTATTCACCCTATAGTAACGTGTTAGAAACTGAGACTATTGGCGACCCATCGGCTCCAAAACTCTCTACTAATCCCTCACCAGCTGACAATGAAATTATCGGCACCACAGCCAGTTCAGTTACTTTCACATGGGAGAATACCACTAAGAACTATTTCGGCAATGTGATTTATATTGTGCTGCTTGGAACGAATGCCGATAGCTTGAAGAATATCGGAACCGTTACGTCCAAGAGTCTGACCTACAGTATGAGTAAATTGAATCCCAATACCACCTATTACTGGCGTGTGGATGCCAGGAATAATGAGGGTAGGACACATGGTACGGTATGGACATTTAAAACATTGTCGGAAGGAGAGGAACCTTTAGGTGATACACAGAATTGCTGTCTGGCATGGGGCAATATGTCGCGTCAGCCCAGTGATGCCGCATGTACCAAGCTGGAAGGTAGCGAGGCTTCCCCCTCGAACAATATCGGGTTCAGCATGTACTATACCACGGCTACAGATAAAACCTTTTCAAAGGGCAGTAAGATGACCTATGATTTTGACGGTATTCAGCGTACGGGAATCACATTGTCGAATGGTGCACAGACCGCCATCCAATTGCCAGAGGGTGCAAAGGCCACAAAACTGACGCTGTGGAGTGTAGTAGGTACCAATAGTAGCAGTCGTACCAGTTACTGGAAGGAGATTGCTGGAAATACCTATACAGAGACGACGACTCCCGTCGTCCTAAATCTCGCAGCAACGGCTTCTGCACCTAATAAGGCAGAGTATGTGCTTGATAACGTGGCTGACGTGGTGACCTTCACCAATACTGGCGAGCAGCAGAGTGTGGTCATCGTGATGGAATATCACTATGGCGGTCCGGCAAACGGTATCAGCAGTGTGCTCGACGGCACACCGGCACGCATAGAATACTTCACACTATCGGGTGAACGTGTAAATACGCCTGGCAAGGGATTGTATATCATA